DNA sequence from the Streptomyces sp. NBC_01264 genome:
CAGTGACGGCCTGCCCCCGACCGCCCAGGGCCGGCCACTGGTGGTGATCTGCCGCTCCGGGCACCGCTCCCGGCAGGCCGTGAAGATCCTGACCGCGCGCGGGTCGGACGCCGCCGACGTCAAGGGCGGCATGAGCGCCTGGGCAGCGGCCGGGCTACCTGTTGTCGACGACCGTGGAAACAGCGGCTCGATAGCGTGAGCACGCTCCTCCTCGCCCTGATCGCAGGAGCAGTCATCGGCCTCGCACTCGGAGCTCTCGGCGGCGGCGGCAGCGTGCTCGCGGTCCCGGCCCTGATCTACCTGCTCGACTTCAGCCCGGCCGCCGCGACCACGGCGTCGCTGATCATCGTCACCGCCACATCCGCCACCGCTCTCTACGCCCACGCCACCTCCGGCAACGTCCGCTGGAAAACCGGCGCCCTCTTCGCAGCCGCCGGCATACTCCCCGCCATGGCGGCGGCCACCCTCGCCGCACGACTGCCCGAACAGGTGCTGACCGCCGCGTTCGCGGCCATCGCGGGCCTCGCCGCCCTGCGCATGCTCAAACCCCCCAAAGCCGAGAAGGAGTTCCGCCCGGCACAGCCGCTCCGGGCAGCCGGAGCCGGCGCGGGCCTCGGCGCGATCACCGGATTCCTGGGCGTCGGCGGCGGATTCCTCGCCGTCCCCGCCCTCGTGGGAGTCCTGGGCCTGCGCATGCGGACAGCCGTCGGCACCAGCCTGCTCGTCATCACCGTCAACTCACTCGCCGCGCTCACCGCCCGCACCGCCACCCCCGCACCTCTGCACTGGGCGGTCATCGCACCCTTCACCGGCTCCGCGATCCTCGGCGCCTGGGACGGGAAGCGCCTCGCCGCCAAGATCACGGACCCCACCCTGCAACGGATCTTCGCCGTCACACTGCTGGCCGTCGCGGCCTTCATGCTCACCGACGCGATCCGCTGCCCCCCCCCCCCCCCCACGGCACACCCCAAGCTCACCCGGCGCCCGCCCCC
Encoded proteins:
- a CDS encoding rhodanese-like domain-containing protein → MFLFRRGPARVTPTQAHQRTRDEGAVLLDVRERAEWSAGHAPGAVHAPLSALTTSDGLPPTAQGRPLVVICRSGHRSRQAVKILTARGSDAADVKGGMSAWAAAGLPVVDDRGNSGSIA